A single genomic interval of Hydractinia symbiolongicarpus strain clone_291-10 chromosome 8, HSymV2.1, whole genome shotgun sequence harbors:
- the LOC130655309 gene encoding uncharacterized protein LOC130655309 isoform X1 codes for MSVQGATEEENVQKGNHKDSSTVLLGGKHDIVRRGRYEKESIILRTHSGNRLYLFFLGNSKKDISEYSSVEILGVAFKHVFWVVLCSIPVVMLMSTIAFAYSKISFTNNCKENTTCSYYKSAVLLYGTNVSCAFIDSLKAVLVASCIVRDMVVLRKNMLKVMIPVFLLVLLLYSVLYYYSISIWYYYIDVGITEALFFTTFTLSFYHISKYYDMSFLNIAKRFIFPILSGVLGIGFTEIYLSKKFAEASRYERYVIRLVIYPLLVDLILNFQEYGARQFLKTEHFTVHGLSHFVYVAQVAFGILGRYMTTTSGSLTNVAIVSGLIAVKDIIMHRACRFQCWLGYYLRRLFKLKDINDDHGTFEDWFYNEDYRNFRSCILNNDFVHELITAFTVPMLVVSFRQHRALFNFDYDYLTDDAGNINMDFFFKQEAIQLLFLLFSFIAITYIEARFNRLDLRILYRERDWLQEISQFVIYIWGIYLCLSSVRLLPNYFQCTNNYICHCNVDIDKKTRGCIG; via the exons ATGTCTGTGCAAGGTGCAACGGAAGAAGAAAACGTACAAAAAGGCAATCATAAAGATAGTTCCACAGTTTTGCTTGGTGGAAAACACGACATAGTTCGAAGGGGCAGGTACGAAAAAGAAAGTATTATACTAAGAACACACAGTGGAAACAGActttatcttttctttctcgGTAATTCAAAGAAGGATATATCTGAATACAGCAGTGTAGAAATCTTAGGAGTAGCGTTTAAGCACGTGTTTTGGGTAGTGTTATGTTCAATTCCAGTTGTCATGTTAATGAGTACCATAGCATTTGCATACTCAAAAATTTCATTTACAAATAATTGCAAAGAAAATACAACATGTTCGTATTACAAATCAGCAGTCTTGTTGTATGGAACTAACGTGTCATGTGCG TTTATTGACTCATTAAAAGCAGTACTTGTGGCATCTTGTATTGTACGAGACATGGTGGTACTGAGAAAGAATATGTTAAAGGTTATGATACCAGTATTTTTATTGGTGCTCCTTCTATACAGCGTATTATATTACTACTCTATATCAATTTGGTATTATTATATTGATGTTGGAATCACAGAAGCattattttttacaaccttTACTTTATCTTTTTATCATATCTCTAAATATTACGATATGAGTTTCCTGAACATTgcgaaaagatttatttttccaatattatctGGTGTGTTAGGAATCGGATTtacagaaatatatttaagtaaGAAATTTGCAGAAGCATCAAGATATGAGAGATATGTCATTCGTTTGGTGATATATCCTTTGCTGGTTGATTTGATTTTAAATTTCCAAGAGTACGGAGCAcgtcaatttttaaaaacagaacatTTTACAGTTCATGGGTTATCACACTTCGTTTATGTAGCGCAAGTAGCATTTGGTATACTTGGAAGGTATATGACAACGACTTCTGGAAGTTTGACCAACGTTGCTATTGTTTCTGGTCTTATTGCTGTCAAAGACATTATCATGCATCGTGCGTGTCGATTCCAGTGTTGGCTCGGATATTACCTGAGAAGACTGTTTAAATTGAAAGATATAAATGATGATCATGGCACATTTGAAGATTGGTTTTATAATGAAGATTATAGAAATTTTAGATCTTGTATATTAAACAATGACTTTGTTCATGAATTAATCA ctgCATTTACTGTGCCGATGCTTGTGGTATCATTCAGACAACATAGAGCATTGTTTAATTTTGATTACGACTACCTTACGGACGATGCTGGAAATATTAacatggatttttttttcaagcaagaagcaatacaacttttATTCCTGCTTTTTTCATTTATCGCCATAACATATATCGAAGCAAGATTTAACAGATTGGATTTAAGAATATTGTATCGAGAACGTGATTGGTTGCAAGAAATTTCGCAATTTGTAATATATATATGGGGGATTTACCTGTGTTTGTCATCCGTTCGTTTGCTACCAAATTACTTTCAATGCACCAACAATTATATATGTCATTGTAATGTTGATATTGATAAAAAGACTCGTGGTTGTATTGGATGA
- the LOC130655309 gene encoding uncharacterized protein LOC130655309 isoform X2, which produces MSVQGATEEENVQKGNHKDSSTVLLGGKHDIVRRGRYEKESIILRTHSGNRLYLFFLGNSKKDISEYSSVEILGVAFKHVFWVVLCSIPVVMLMSTIAFAYSKISFTNNCKENTTCSYYKSAVLLYGTNVSCAFIDSLKAVLVASCIVRDMVVLRKNMLKVMIPVFLLVLLLYSVLYYYSISIWYYYIDVGITEALFFTTFTLSFYHISKYYDMSFLNIAKRFIFPILSGVLGIGFTEIYLSKKFAEASRYERYVIRLVIYPLLVDLILNFQEYGARQFLKTEHFTVHGLSHFVYVAQVAFGILGRYMTTTSGSLTNVAIVSGLIAVKDIIMHRACRFQCWLGYYLRRLFKLKDINDDHGTFEDWFYNEDYRNFRSCILNNDFVHELIKVFTAFLTQLHLLCRCLWYHSDNIEHCLILITTTLRTMLEILTWIFFSSKKQYNFYSCFFHLSP; this is translated from the exons ATGTCTGTGCAAGGTGCAACGGAAGAAGAAAACGTACAAAAAGGCAATCATAAAGATAGTTCCACAGTTTTGCTTGGTGGAAAACACGACATAGTTCGAAGGGGCAGGTACGAAAAAGAAAGTATTATACTAAGAACACACAGTGGAAACAGActttatcttttctttctcgGTAATTCAAAGAAGGATATATCTGAATACAGCAGTGTAGAAATCTTAGGAGTAGCGTTTAAGCACGTGTTTTGGGTAGTGTTATGTTCAATTCCAGTTGTCATGTTAATGAGTACCATAGCATTTGCATACTCAAAAATTTCATTTACAAATAATTGCAAAGAAAATACAACATGTTCGTATTACAAATCAGCAGTCTTGTTGTATGGAACTAACGTGTCATGTGCG TTTATTGACTCATTAAAAGCAGTACTTGTGGCATCTTGTATTGTACGAGACATGGTGGTACTGAGAAAGAATATGTTAAAGGTTATGATACCAGTATTTTTATTGGTGCTCCTTCTATACAGCGTATTATATTACTACTCTATATCAATTTGGTATTATTATATTGATGTTGGAATCACAGAAGCattattttttacaaccttTACTTTATCTTTTTATCATATCTCTAAATATTACGATATGAGTTTCCTGAACATTgcgaaaagatttatttttccaatattatctGGTGTGTTAGGAATCGGATTtacagaaatatatttaagtaaGAAATTTGCAGAAGCATCAAGATATGAGAGATATGTCATTCGTTTGGTGATATATCCTTTGCTGGTTGATTTGATTTTAAATTTCCAAGAGTACGGAGCAcgtcaatttttaaaaacagaacatTTTACAGTTCATGGGTTATCACACTTCGTTTATGTAGCGCAAGTAGCATTTGGTATACTTGGAAGGTATATGACAACGACTTCTGGAAGTTTGACCAACGTTGCTATTGTTTCTGGTCTTATTGCTGTCAAAGACATTATCATGCATCGTGCGTGTCGATTCCAGTGTTGGCTCGGATATTACCTGAGAAGACTGTTTAAATTGAAAGATATAAATGATGATCATGGCACATTTGAAGATTGGTTTTATAATGAAGATTATAGAAATTTTAGATCTTGTATATTAAACAATGACTTTGTTCATGAATTAATCA agGTATTCACTGCCTTCTTGACGCAA ctgCATTTACTGTGCCGATGCTTGTGGTATCATTCAGACAACATAGAGCATTGTTTAATTTTGATTACGACTACCTTACGGACGATGCTGGAAATATTAacatggatttttttttcaagcaagaagcaatacaacttttATTCCTGCTTTTTTCATTTATCGCCATAA
- the LOC130654358 gene encoding uncharacterized protein LOC130654358, with translation MSVQDATEERHTNNYKDTSTLLLGREDDIKQKGRYEKESVILRTPSGNRLYLFFLGNSKKDISEYSSVEILGVACKHVFWVVLCSIPVVMLMSTIAFAYSRISFTNNCKENTTCSYYKSAVLLYGTNVSCALIDSLKATVFASCIVRETVVLKSNILKIMLPTFLLVFLAYILLYNYSISIWYYYIDVGITETLFFTTFTLSFYRISKYHDMSFLNLIKRFIVPMLSGVLGVGFTEIYLSKKFVESSGYERYAIRLVVYPLLVDIILNFQEYGARQLMKTEGFTVQGLAHFIYGAQVAFGILGRYMTTTSGSLTNVAIVSGLIAVKDIIMHRACRFQCWLGYYLRRLFKLKDINDDHGTFEDWFYNEDYRNFRSCILSNDFVCELVTAFTVPVLVVSFRQHRTLFNFDYDYLADDAGNINMDFFVKQEAIQLLFLFLSFIAVTYIEARFNRLDLRILYRNHSWLQESSQFVIYIWGVYLCLSSVRLLPNYFQCSSNDICHCNVNINRKLHGCDA, from the exons ATGTCTGTTCAAGATGCGACAGAGGAGAGACATACCAACAATTATAAGGATACCTCTACACTTTTGCTTGGTAGGGAGGATGACATAAAGCAGAAAGGAAGGTACGAAAAAGAAAGTGTTATACTAAGAACACCTAGTGGAAACAGActttatcttttctttctcgGTAATTCAAAGAAGGATATATCTGAATACAGCAGTGTAGAAATCTTAGGAGTGGCATGTAAACACGTGTTTTGGGTAGTGTTATGTTCTATTCCAGTTGTCATGTTAATGAGTACCATAGCATTTGCATACTCAAGAATTTCATTTACAAATAATTGCAAAGAAAATACAACATGTTCGTATTATAAATCAGCAGTCTTGTTGTATGGAACTAACGTGTCATGCGCA CTTATCGACTCTTTAAAGGCAACAGTCTTTGCATCGTGTATTGTTAGAGAAACAGTGGTGTTAAAAAGTAACATTTTAAAGATTATGTTACCAACATTCTTGTTAGTGTTTCTGGCCTATATATTACTATACAACTACTCCATCTCAATTTGGTATTATTATATTGATGTTGGAATCAcagaaacattattttttacaaccttTACTCTATCATTTTATCGCATCTCTAAATATCATGATATGAGTTTCTTAAACCTAATAAAAAGGTTTATCGTTCCAATGTTATCTGGAGTTCTTGGAGTTGGGTTTACAGAAATATATTTGAGTAAAAAGTTTGTTGAATCATCAGGATATGAACGTTACGCTATCCGTTTAGTGGTATATCCTTTGCTGGTGGAcatcattttaaattttcaggagTATGGAGCACGTCAACTTATGAAAACGGAAGGATTTACTGTTCAAGGATTGGCACATTTTATTTATGGTGCCCAGGTAGCATTTGGTATACTTGGAAGGTATATGACAACGACTTCTGGAAGTTTGACCAACGTTGCTATTGTTTCTGGTCTTATTGCTGTCAAAGACATTATCATGCATCGTGCGTGTCGATTCCAGTGTTGGCTCGGATATTACCTGAGAAGACTGTTTAAATTAAAAGATATAAATGATGATCATGGCACATTTGAAGATTGGTTTTATAATGAAGATTATAGAAATTTTAGATCTTGTATATTAAGCAATGACTTTGTATGTGAATTAGTCA ctGCGTTTACAGTTCCAGTCCTTGTGGTATCATTCAGACAACATAGAACATTGTTTAATTTTGATTATGACTACCTTGCAGACGATGCAGGGAACATTAACATGGATTTTTTTGTCAAGcaagaagcaatacaacttttATTCCTGTTTTTGTCATTTATCGCTGTAACATATATCGAAGCAAGATTTAACAGATTGGATTTGAGAATACTTTATCGAAATCATAGCTGGTTGCAAGAAAGTTCGCAATTTGTAATTTACATTTGGGGAGTCTATTTATGTCTGTCATCTGTTCGTTTATTACCAAATTATTTTCAATGCAGCAGCAACGACATATGCCATTGTAATGTCAATATCAACAGAAAACTACACGGCTGTGACGCTTGA